A single region of the Polymorphum gilvum SL003B-26A1 genome encodes:
- a CDS encoding GNAT family N-acetyltransferase, with product MTLKLRPARLSDTAPLTDILHRSKASWGYPADKMDQFRAEVRITPATIAAQSLTVAERDGRPVGFAGGEAKADHFYLHFLFVAPEHQRRGIGRLLLAAAEDRARVLGLARILLESDVNAVGFYTRHGFSVLSERDSTMAEGHRIPLMNYALPPMVRPLSGVDLRLAANQPWPFELANRPAIEAHWREAQRANPHLWNGRTLKLVDWTLAGGRLCGACVETSFAAFLAWRDWGCPDRAAWNAFGSALVRSRDGALLYGIMAPTTANAGLVYPPGGSLDLADLAADGSVDVLGSIARELAEETGLAAADAHAGALFAVLDGPRLSVARAFRFDRDADDLRAAMLRHSRASAEQELSDIVILREPADLPRANVPAFARALAGHVLAGHVLAEGPTDAAP from the coding sequence ATGACGCTCAAGCTCAGACCCGCCCGCCTTTCCGACACCGCGCCGCTCACCGACATCCTGCACCGGTCCAAGGCTTCCTGGGGCTATCCGGCCGACAAGATGGATCAGTTCCGCGCCGAGGTCCGCATCACGCCGGCGACCATCGCGGCCCAGAGCCTGACCGTCGCCGAACGCGACGGCCGCCCGGTCGGCTTCGCCGGCGGCGAGGCGAAGGCCGACCACTTCTACCTGCACTTCCTGTTCGTCGCCCCCGAGCACCAGCGCCGCGGCATCGGCCGGCTCCTGCTCGCCGCCGCCGAAGACCGCGCCCGTGTCCTCGGCCTCGCCCGCATCCTGCTCGAAAGCGACGTCAACGCCGTCGGCTTCTACACCCGGCACGGCTTCTCCGTCCTGTCGGAGCGCGACAGCACCATGGCCGAGGGACACCGGATCCCGTTGATGAACTACGCCCTGCCGCCCATGGTCCGCCCGCTTTCCGGCGTCGACCTGCGCCTGGCGGCGAACCAGCCCTGGCCGTTCGAGCTGGCCAACCGCCCGGCGATCGAGGCGCACTGGCGCGAAGCGCAGCGCGCCAACCCGCATCTGTGGAACGGTCGCACCCTCAAGCTGGTCGACTGGACGCTGGCCGGCGGTCGCCTGTGCGGCGCCTGCGTCGAGACCTCCTTCGCCGCCTTCCTCGCCTGGCGCGACTGGGGCTGCCCGGACCGCGCCGCCTGGAACGCCTTCGGCTCCGCCCTCGTGCGCAGCCGCGACGGCGCCCTGCTCTACGGCATCATGGCGCCGACCACCGCCAACGCCGGCCTCGTCTATCCCCCCGGCGGCAGCCTCGACCTCGCCGACCTCGCCGCGGACGGCAGCGTCGACGTGCTCGGCTCGATCGCCCGGGAGCTCGCCGAGGAAACCGGCCTTGCCGCCGCGGACGCCCATGCCGGCGCCCTGTTCGCCGTCCTCGACGGCCCGCGCCTCTCCGTCGCCCGCGCGTTCCGCTTCGACCGCGACGCCGATGATCTGCGTGCCGCCATGCTGCGTCATTCCCGCGCCAGCGCGGAGCAGGAACTTTCCGACATCGTGATCCTGCGCGAACCGGCCGATCTGCCGCGCGCCAACGTGCCCGCCTTCGCCCGCGCCCTCGCCGGCCACGTACTCGCCGGCCACGTACTCGCCGAAGGGCCGACCGACGCCGCGCCCTGA
- a CDS encoding type ISP restriction/modification enzyme produces MPKPTLEDIVAAFGESARAKLSNPAISGSPEDQLRGPLEILIEAGLAPLAVPHSGGVRLVGETSLADIKTRPDYAVTVGKALVGFIEVKAPGKGADPRRFNDPHDKEQWSKLKSLPNLIYTDGNAFSLWRDGKLEGSIVRLGGDVETAGRKLTALDAHSPTSGPAITITDLIPDLHHYKGSFGGRVMPLFRDAGASRSNIRPEVLAFLADAYGQEVTPADVMAYLAATLAHPAFTERFRDDLVQPGLRVPLTADATLFFEAVALGREVIWLHCYGERFADPAAGRPKGPPRLSPEEAPRIPADGAIPGAPEPLPDTIDYDAASRRLIVGKGHIDNVPPEAWAYEVSGKQVLRQWFSYRKRDRTRPIIGDRRPPSPLDRIQPDHWLADYTSDLMNLLHVLGRLAKLEPRQADLLGRILEKPLIGIEAVGAAGDNTADSPVTAADA; encoded by the coding sequence ATGCCGAAGCCGACACTTGAAGACATCGTGGCCGCGTTCGGGGAAAGCGCGCGCGCCAAGCTGTCCAATCCGGCGATTTCGGGATCGCCGGAGGACCAGTTGCGCGGTCCGCTGGAAATCCTGATCGAGGCCGGGCTCGCGCCGCTGGCGGTGCCGCATTCGGGTGGCGTCAGGCTGGTCGGCGAAACCAGCCTCGCCGACATCAAGACGCGCCCCGACTATGCCGTCACGGTCGGCAAGGCGCTGGTCGGCTTCATCGAGGTCAAGGCGCCGGGCAAGGGTGCCGATCCGCGCCGGTTCAACGATCCGCACGACAAGGAGCAGTGGAGCAAGCTCAAGTCGCTGCCGAACCTGATCTACACCGACGGCAACGCTTTCAGCCTGTGGCGGGACGGCAAGCTCGAAGGCTCCATCGTGCGGCTCGGCGGCGACGTCGAGACCGCGGGCCGGAAGCTGACCGCGCTCGACGCGCACTCTCCGACATCGGGTCCTGCTATCACGATCACCGACCTGATTCCCGATCTTCACCACTACAAAGGCTCGTTCGGCGGCCGGGTGATGCCGCTCTTTCGCGATGCCGGCGCCAGCCGGTCCAACATCCGGCCGGAGGTGCTCGCCTTCCTCGCTGATGCCTACGGGCAGGAAGTCACGCCCGCCGATGTGATGGCCTATCTCGCCGCCACGCTCGCCCATCCGGCCTTCACCGAGCGCTTCCGCGACGATCTCGTGCAGCCGGGCCTGCGCGTGCCGCTGACCGCCGACGCGACGCTCTTTTTCGAGGCCGTGGCGCTCGGCCGCGAGGTGATCTGGCTGCATTGCTACGGCGAGCGCTTCGCCGATCCGGCCGCGGGGCGCCCCAAGGGACCGCCGCGCCTTTCGCCGGAGGAGGCGCCGCGCATTCCGGCCGACGGCGCCATTCCCGGCGCGCCGGAGCCGCTGCCCGACACGATCGACTACGACGCGGCCAGCCGCCGGCTGATCGTCGGCAAGGGGCATATCGACAACGTGCCGCCCGAGGCGTGGGCCTACGAGGTCTCCGGCAAGCAGGTGCTGCGCCAATGGTTCAGCTACCGCAAGCGCGACCGCACGCGCCCGATCATCGGCGACCGCCGCCCGCCGTCGCCGCTCGACCGGATCCAGCCGGATCACTGGCTCGCCGACTATACCAGCGACCTGATGAACCTGCTGCACGTGCTGGGCCGGCTGGCGAAGCTGGAGCCGCGCCAGGCGGACCTGCTCGGTCGCATTCTGGAAAAGCCGCTGATCGGGATTGAAGCGGTCGGAGCGGCCGGGGACAATACGGCCGATTCTCCGGTGACGGCGGCGGACGCATGA
- a CDS encoding ABC transporter ATP-binding protein — MHAAISVENLSKTYATGFQALKSVDLRIEPGELFALLGPNGAGKTTLISIICGLVSASSGTVRVDGHDIVRDYRAARARIGLVPQELTTESFETVRATVSFSRGLFGLRKDPDHIETVLKDLSLWDKRDAKIMTLSGGMKRRVLIAKALAHEPKILFLDEPTAGVDVELRRDMWEVVRRLKASGVTIILTTHYLEEAEEMADRIGVINRGEIILVEDKHTLMRKLGRKQLKLHLIEPLAEVPARLAGHDLSLSDGGEELVYTYDSQSERTGITGLMNDLREAGIRFRDLQTTQDSLEKIFVNLVRQRQ; from the coding sequence ATGCACGCCGCGATCTCGGTCGAGAACCTGTCGAAAACCTATGCCACCGGCTTCCAGGCGCTGAAGTCGGTCGACCTGAGGATCGAGCCGGGCGAGCTGTTCGCCCTGCTCGGCCCGAATGGCGCCGGCAAGACGACGCTGATCAGCATCATCTGCGGCCTGGTCAGCGCGAGTTCCGGCACCGTGCGCGTCGACGGCCACGACATCGTCAGGGACTATCGCGCAGCGCGGGCGCGCATCGGGCTGGTGCCGCAGGAACTGACGACCGAATCCTTCGAGACCGTGCGCGCGACGGTGAGCTTCAGCCGCGGCCTGTTCGGCCTGCGCAAGGATCCGGACCATATCGAGACGGTGCTCAAGGACCTGTCGCTGTGGGACAAGCGCGACGCCAAGATCATGACGCTGTCGGGCGGCATGAAGCGGCGCGTGCTGATCGCCAAGGCGCTGGCGCACGAGCCGAAGATCCTGTTCCTCGACGAGCCGACGGCGGGCGTCGACGTCGAGCTGCGGCGCGACATGTGGGAGGTGGTGCGCCGGCTGAAGGCGTCGGGCGTGACCATCATCCTGACCACGCATTACCTCGAGGAGGCCGAGGAGATGGCCGACCGGATCGGCGTGATCAACCGCGGCGAGATCATCCTCGTCGAGGACAAGCACACGCTGATGCGCAAGCTCGGGCGCAAGCAGCTCAAGCTGCACCTGATCGAGCCGCTGGCGGAGGTGCCGGCGCGCCTCGCCGGCCACGACCTCAGCCTGTCCGACGGCGGCGAGGAACTGGTCTATACCTACGACAGCCAGAGCGAGCGCACCGGCATCACCGGGCTGATGAACGACCTGCGCGAGGCCGGCATCCGCTTCCGCGACCTGCAGACGACGCAGGATTCGCTGGAAAAGATCTTCGTCAACCTGGTGAGGCAGAGGCAATGA
- a CDS encoding D-alanyl-D-alanine carboxypeptidase family protein produces the protein MRDGISGSPFLTVTARALAALALLTLAACQSGSGDTRQAGLAPQVIGSAQAAVAPTAVPDPVTVDSVALVPASAEARGHAALVIDAASGAELFAANADAPRYPASLTKMMTLYLLFEAVERGELTLDTPLAVSARAAARPPAKIGLATGSTITVREAAQALAVRSANDVAVAIAERLAGSESAFAAQMTAKARSLGMSRTRFVNASGLADTRQVTTARDMAILGRALKARFPQYAAYFRATSFAYNGRTFEATNKLLGRVPGVDGLKTGYIGLSGYNLVATGSRGGRGFVVVVMGGKSESARDAEVTRLIETYF, from the coding sequence GTGCGTGACGGCATTTCCGGATCTCCCTTCCTAACCGTGACCGCGCGGGCGCTTGCCGCGCTCGCCCTGCTCACGCTCGCCGCCTGCCAGTCCGGATCGGGCGACACGCGGCAAGCGGGCCTTGCGCCGCAGGTGATCGGCAGCGCGCAGGCGGCGGTCGCGCCGACGGCGGTGCCCGACCCGGTCACGGTGGACAGCGTCGCGCTGGTGCCGGCCTCGGCCGAGGCGCGCGGCCATGCGGCGCTGGTGATCGACGCAGCGAGCGGGGCGGAACTCTTTGCGGCGAATGCCGATGCTCCGCGCTATCCGGCCTCGCTGACCAAGATGATGACGCTGTACCTGCTGTTCGAGGCGGTGGAGCGGGGCGAGTTGACGCTGGACACGCCGCTGGCCGTCTCCGCCCGGGCGGCGGCGCGGCCGCCGGCCAAGATCGGCCTGGCGACCGGGTCGACCATCACCGTGCGCGAGGCGGCGCAGGCGCTGGCCGTGCGCTCGGCCAACGACGTCGCGGTGGCGATCGCCGAGCGCCTGGCGGGCTCGGAAAGTGCCTTCGCGGCGCAGATGACGGCCAAGGCGCGCAGCCTTGGCATGAGCCGGACGCGCTTCGTCAACGCCAGCGGCCTGGCCGACACGCGCCAGGTGACCACGGCGCGCGACATGGCGATCCTCGGCCGGGCGCTGAAGGCCCGTTTCCCACAGTATGCGGCCTACTTCCGCGCCACGTCCTTCGCCTATAACGGCAGGACCTTCGAAGCGACCAACAAGCTGCTCGGCAGGGTGCCCGGCGTCGACGGGCTGAAGACCGGCTACATCGGGTTGTCGGGCTACAACCTGGTCGCCACCGGAAGCCGAGGCGGACGCGGCTTCGTCGTCGTGGTCATGGGCGGCAAGAGCGAGAGCGCCCGCGACGCGGAAGTGACCCGGCTGATCGAGACCTATTTCTGA
- a CDS encoding ABC transporter permease, whose product MNVRAILAIYQFEMARTARTIFQSIISPVISTSLYFIVFGAAIGSRITEVEGVSYGAFIVPGLTMLSLLTQSISNAAFGIYFPRFVGTIFEVLSAPVSYLEIVIGYVGAAATKSMMVGVIILLTAGLFVDLEIRHPVWMAVFFVLTAVTFALLGFIIGIWAKNFEQLQFVPLLIVTPLAFLGGSFYSIRMLPEFWQTVTLLNPVVYLISGFRWSFYGQADVDVGLSLAMTLFFLFLCLAIIWRIFKTGYRLKT is encoded by the coding sequence ATGAACGTCCGCGCGATCCTGGCCATCTACCAGTTCGAGATGGCGCGCACGGCGCGCACCATCTTCCAGAGCATCATCTCGCCGGTGATCTCGACGTCGCTCTATTTCATCGTGTTCGGCGCGGCGATCGGCTCGCGCATCACCGAGGTCGAGGGGGTGAGCTACGGCGCCTTCATCGTGCCCGGCCTGACCATGCTGTCGCTGCTGACGCAGAGCATCTCCAACGCAGCCTTCGGCATCTATTTCCCGCGCTTCGTCGGCACCATCTTCGAGGTGCTGTCGGCGCCGGTGTCCTATCTGGAGATCGTCATCGGCTATGTCGGGGCGGCGGCGACCAAGTCGATGATGGTCGGGGTGATCATCCTGCTGACGGCGGGGCTGTTCGTCGACCTGGAAATCCGGCATCCGGTCTGGATGGCGGTGTTCTTCGTGCTGACCGCGGTGACCTTCGCGCTGCTCGGCTTCATCATCGGCATCTGGGCGAAGAATTTCGAGCAGCTGCAGTTCGTGCCGCTCCTGATCGTCACGCCGCTGGCGTTCCTGGGCGGCAGCTTCTACTCCATCCGCATGCTGCCGGAGTTCTGGCAGACCGTCACCCTGCTCAATCCGGTGGTCTACCTGATCTCCGGATTCCGATGGAGCTTCTACGGCCAGGCCGACGTCGACGTCGGGTTGAGCCTTGCCATGACCCTGTTCTTCCTGTTCCTTTGCCTGGCGATCATCTGGCGCATCTTCAAGACCGGCTACCGGCTGAAGACGTGA